Genomic segment of Desulfurispora thermophila DSM 16022:
GGGCAGGGCATCGGGTCGGGGCTGGGTAAAACCGCCGGGCGGGGCCAAAAAGGTCAAAATGCCCGTTCCGGTGGTGGTGTGCGCCCCGGTTTTGAAGGCGGTCAAATGCCGCTGCACCGCCGTATGCCCAAGCGGGGCTTTACCAATGCCCGCTTTAAGAAGGAAATTGTGGCCGTCAACCTGGAAAAGTTGAACAAATTCCCGGCCGGCACCGAAGTTACCCCCGAGCTTTTGAAACAGGCCGGCGTAATTAAAAAGATCGGTGATGGAGTGAAGATTCTGGGCGACGGTAACATTGAAGTGGCCCTGACAGTCAAGGCCCATGCTTTTAGCAAGACGGCGGCGGAAAAAATTGTAGCTGCCGGCGGCAAAGCAGAGGTGATTTAATGCTTGCCACACTGCAGAGCGCCTGGAAAGTAGACGAACTGCGGCGCAAGTTGCTTTTCACCCTGGGCATGCTCTTTATCTTCCGCCTGGGCGCCCACATCCCCGTGCCGGGCGTCAACACGCAGGTGTTTGCCGACCTGGTGGCCAGCAATACGCTGTTTGGCTTTTTTGATGTCATCTCGGGCGGTTCTTTTAAAAACTTTTCGGTTTTTGCCATGAGCATTACGCCTTACATCAACGCTTCAATTATCATGCAGCTACTTACAGTGGTGTTGCCTTCTCTGGAACGGCTGGCAAAAGAAGGGGAGGAAGGGCGCAAGAAAATTACCCAGTACACCCGTTACCTGACAGTGGTACTGGCCTTTATCCAGGCCATTGGCACCAGCGTGGCCCTGCGCCAGGCGCTGGTGAAGCCCACAGTGTGGCATTACCTGCTGGTGGCCCTGACGCTTACCGCCGGCACGGCATTTTTGATGTGGCTGGGTGAGCAAATCACGGAAAAGGGCATTGGCAACGGCATCTCGCTGCTTATTTTCGCCGGTATTGTTTCCCGCGTTCCGGCGGCTTTGTATCGCCTGGTGGAGTACCTCCAGGCCGGGACAGTAAATATTCTGAGCGTCCTTTTGCTGGTGATTATTGCTGCCGTGGTTATTGCCGGCATAGTGGCGGTGCAGGAAGGACAGCGGCGCATACCGGTGCAGTACGCCAAGCGGGTGGTGGGCCGGCGAGTATA
This window contains:
- the rplO gene encoding 50S ribosomal protein L15; translated protein: MVKLHELKPAPGSRHKPTRKGQGIGSGLGKTAGRGQKGQNARSGGGVRPGFEGGQMPLHRRMPKRGFTNARFKKEIVAVNLEKLNKFPAGTEVTPELLKQAGVIKKIGDGVKILGDGNIEVALTVKAHAFSKTAAEKIVAAGGKAEVI
- the secY gene encoding preprotein translocase subunit SecY, which produces MLATLQSAWKVDELRRKLLFTLGMLFIFRLGAHIPVPGVNTQVFADLVASNTLFGFFDVISGGSFKNFSVFAMSITPYINASIIMQLLTVVLPSLERLAKEGEEGRKKITQYTRYLTVVLAFIQAIGTSVALRQALVKPTVWHYLLVALTLTAGTAFLMWLGEQITEKGIGNGISLLIFAGIVSRVPAALYRLVEYLQAGTVNILSVLLLVIIAAVVIAGIVAVQEGQRRIPVQYAKRVVGRRVYGGQSTHIPLKVNQAGVIPVIFASSILLFPEQIARFFPGSKLANWYLAAFGWGTFLHTLIYALLIIGFTYFYTAVIMNPVDIADNIKKYGGFIPGIRPGRPTAEYISRVMSRVTLAGALFLALIAILPNFVLLATRIPNIYFGGTALLIVVGVALDTMKQIESHLLMRSYQGFIK